From Vigna unguiculata cultivar IT97K-499-35 chromosome 5, ASM411807v1, whole genome shotgun sequence, the proteins below share one genomic window:
- the LOC114185348 gene encoding tRNA (guanine(37)-N1)-methyltransferase 1 has protein sequence MSVKSSPSLSSEVMVGMTMTMTMTNFFLKPHLIPLPSKFLFPNTFKPSLALSLTTTFFIPHFSTTPLSYGPSLRKGTIPSHSQSQSSQNQNDVVLREEAFTRVFLLAALRIPSAECSALESRLRGHLLNWPRVRNIARVPGDDLDPSLAPLLPQPISGDGEFENEEERTLVSVQRRIHGKADGDGDVLSPVLYRDKLARTFNSRGFVKFRNLAKISRPNRNKKRKKRKEAMEVEDGRRVGQNDFAVVEVVEEEEEEDSVGMRKLLGEEFVSSKWRGSTRLLLLDERYAGSGVEELPEAIKAVLKEYAEKSTMLTLELVRCKLTLFYDYWQMTEVLETLLPEGMIIPSAFETVGHIAHLNLREEHLPYKRLIAKVVLDKNRPKIQSVVNKIDSIQNEYRTMQLEVLAGNHSLVTTVVENGIRFQVDLATVYWSSRLGTERQRLLSGFTRKDVVCDVFSGVGPLAISAARIVKRVLANDLNPYAVEYLERNSVLNKLEKKIKVFNMDGRRFIKSLYASDVSQSITQVVMNLPSEAAEFLDAFRGIYKNRPKDGEYTFPMIHVYGFSKARDPEFDFHERIRIALVEVAVNVDVRRVRLVAPGKWMLCASFILPKSVAFANTTVDT, from the exons ATGTCCGTTAAATCTTCTCCTTCTTTGAGTTCAGAGGTGATGGTTGGCATGACTATGACCATGACCATGACCAACTTCTTCCTAAAGCCCCATCTCATTCCCCTTCCCTCAAAATTCTTGTTCCCTAACACATTCAAACCCTCCCTTGCTCTTTCCCTTACAACAACTTTCTTCATCCCACACTTCTCCACAACCCCTCTCTCCTACGGACCCTCCCTCCGCAAAGGTACCATACCCTCCCACTCCCAATCCCAATCATCCCAAAACCAAAACGATGTCGTCCTCCGGGAAGAAGCCTTCACCCGCGTTTTCCTCCTCGCCGCTCTCCGCATCCCCTCCGCCGAATGCTCCGCCCTCGAAAGCCGCCTCCGCGGCCACCTCCTCAACTGGCCCCGCGTCCGCAACATCGCTCGCGTCCCCGGCGATGACCTCGACCCTAGCCTCGCTCCTCTCTTACCTCAGCCAATTAGTGGCGATGGCGAATTCGAAAACGAAGAAGAAAGAACTCTCGTCTCAGTGCAGCGCCGGATCCATGGCAAGGCCGACGGAGATGGCGACGTTCTGAGTCCCGTTCTGTACCGCGACAAACTGGCAAGGACGTTCAACTCGCGCGGATTCGTAAAGTTCCGGAACCTCGCGAAGATTTCGCGGCCGAACAGGAataagaagaggaagaagaggaaggagGCGATGGAAGTGGAAGACGGTAGGCGCGTGGGGCAGAACGATTTTGCCGTGGTTGAGGTTGttgaggaggaagaagaagaagatagtgTTGGTATGAGGAAGTTGCTAGGAGAAGAATTTGTCAGTAGCAAGTGGAGGGGCTCGACGAGGTTGCTGCTTCTGGACGAACGCTACGCGGGTAGCGGTGTGGAGGAGCTGCCTGAGGCAATTAAG GCTGTTTTGAAGGAGTATGCAGAAAAGAGTACAATGTTGACCCTTGAGCTAGTTAGATGCAAGCTGACACTATTCTATGATTACTGGCAGATGACAGAG GTTTTGGAGACCTTGCTGCCTGAGGGTATGATTATTCCTTCAGCTTTTGAGACTGTTGGTCATATAGCACACTTAAATTTGAGGGAAGAACATTTACCATACAAGAGGCTAATAGCAAAG GTTGTGCTGGATAAAAATAGGCCAAAGATACAATCGGTTGTGAACAAGATTGATTCCATTCAAAATGAGTACAGGACTATGCAGCTTGAGGTTTTAGCAGGGAACCACTCTCTTGTGACTACAGTAGTTGAAAATGGAATTCGCTTTCAGGTTGACTTAGCAACAGT ATATTGGAGTTCTAGGCTTGGAACTGAAAGACAAAGGCTTCTGAGTGGTTTCACACGGAAAGATGTTGTCT GTGATGTTTTCTCGGGAGTTGGTCCCCTAGCCATATCTGCCGCGAGGATAGTTAAGCGTGTTCTTGCTAATGACTTAAATCCATATGCAGTTGAGTATCTGGAAAGAAATAGCGTTCTAAATAAACTTGAGAAGAAGATTAAG GTCTTCAACATGGATGGGAGAAGGTTCATTAAGTCTCTTTATGCCAGTGATGTTTCTCAGTCCATCACGCAAGTGGTTATGAACTTGCCAAGTGAAGCTGCAGAATTTCTAG ATGCATTTCGGGGAATATACAAAAATAGACCCAAGGATGGCGAATATACTTTTCCTATGATCCATGTTTATGGATTCTCCAAAGCGCGAGATCCAGAATTTGATTTTCACGAG AGAATAAGAATTGCTCTGGTAGAAGTAGCAGTCAACGTAGACGTGCGACGGGTACGACTTGTTGCTCCTGGAAAATGGATGCTGTGCGCATCATTTATTCTCCCT